The following are from one region of the Cloacibacterium normanense genome:
- a CDS encoding lipopolysaccharide biosynthesis protein — MSVVARQSFKYSIIGYLGFLLGTISAIFIFPFDMVFYGKLRFVLSATLMLVPFVVFGLSYSNVYFFGKAKEEGKHQNLFSLSLVGVGINFLIFLLGFFAFFYIFSSFQEDSELWDMKRLILPMVLVMSLSAVFNRYISNFKRIVVPNIFENIFPKLANLGAFCLFFFLGTSEKISYAFFLGVFVLGLIGYVLYTNKLEKIEPDFSTDFVKKDKLWKEILNYSFYGFLGNLGSFLALNISNYMIGEKLSFEENGIYSTVFSVVQLISIPSMGLYNISAPIISKHFADDTIKDLDVYYKKTSLSLFFLGLVLFSCIAVGYPYLTDFMPKSGKLLLEAQPLVWVIGFALLFELATGFNSHIISMSKFYRFNIYVMLFLAVLTTSLNFYFINKTSLGILGISISYAVSLTIFNLTKIAFNYYQFKVYPFTIEMLYSVILATLAISLAIVLPNFSNSFLNLVYKPALVLIIFFVGNHFMRIYPLDKFLTKDFLKSLFKF, encoded by the coding sequence ATGAGCGTAGTAGCCAGACAAAGTTTTAAATATTCTATCATAGGATACCTTGGTTTTTTACTAGGAACTATTTCTGCTATTTTCATATTTCCGTTTGATATGGTTTTCTACGGAAAACTGCGTTTCGTTTTATCGGCTACTTTAATGTTGGTTCCTTTTGTGGTTTTCGGGTTGAGTTATTCTAATGTTTATTTTTTTGGGAAAGCCAAAGAAGAAGGGAAACATCAAAATCTTTTTAGCCTTTCTTTAGTTGGTGTTGGGATTAATTTCTTGATTTTTTTACTCGGATTTTTTGCTTTTTTCTATATTTTTTCTTCGTTTCAAGAAGATTCTGAGTTATGGGATATGAAACGATTGATTTTGCCAATGGTTTTGGTGATGTCGCTTTCCGCAGTTTTTAACCGATATATTTCTAATTTCAAAAGAATCGTTGTTCCGAATATTTTTGAAAATATTTTCCCAAAATTAGCCAATCTTGGAGCGTTTTGTCTGTTCTTTTTCTTAGGAACTTCTGAAAAAATCTCTTACGCATTTTTCTTAGGCGTTTTTGTGCTCGGATTGATTGGTTATGTTTTGTATACCAATAAATTAGAAAAAATAGAGCCAGATTTCAGTACAGATTTTGTTAAAAAAGACAAACTTTGGAAAGAAATCCTGAATTATAGTTTTTATGGATTTTTAGGAAATTTAGGAAGTTTCTTAGCACTGAATATTTCCAATTATATGATTGGGGAAAAGCTTTCTTTCGAAGAAAACGGAATTTACAGCACGGTTTTTTCGGTGGTGCAACTCATCAGCATTCCATCAATGGGATTGTATAATATTTCTGCGCCCATTATCAGTAAACATTTTGCTGATGACACCATTAAAGACCTTGATGTTTACTATAAAAAAACCTCACTGAGTTTGTTTTTTCTAGGTTTGGTGCTATTTTCTTGTATCGCAGTTGGTTATCCTTACCTCACGGATTTCATGCCAAAATCTGGAAAATTATTACTGGAAGCGCAACCGCTAGTTTGGGTAATTGGTTTTGCACTGTTGTTTGAATTGGCAACAGGTTTTAACAGTCACATTATTTCCATGTCAAAATTTTATCGATTTAATATTTATGTGATGTTGTTTTTGGCGGTTCTTACCACGAGTCTCAACTTTTATTTCATCAATAAAACCAGTTTAGGAATTCTGGGAATTTCTATTTCTTACGCCGTTTCATTGACGATATTTAACTTGACCAAAATTGCGTTCAACTACTATCAATTCAAGGTTTATCCTTTTACGATAGAGATGTTGTACAGCGTGATTTTAGCAACTTTAGCCATTTCTTTGGCGATTGTTTTGCCTAATTTTTCAAATAGTTTTTTGAATTTGGTATACAAACCAGCTTTGGTTCTCATCATTTTCTTTGTAGGGAATCACTTTATGAGAATTTATCCTTTAGATAAATTTTTAACCAAAGATTTTCTAAAGTCACTTTTTAAGTTTTAA
- the hpt gene encoding hypoxanthine phosphoribosyltransferase, which translates to MESVKIHDKTFVPYLKHNELQEVIKELALKVYEDYKDEVPVFVGVLNGVIMFFSDFLKYYPGKCEIAFLQVSSYTGTQSTGIVYKKMDLTKDVEGRHIILMEDIVDTGNTLESLFEYFKNTQRPKSLKVASLLMKPEVFKNRFPIDYVAKEIPNKFVLGYGLDYDELGRNLPDLYQLEDGRINH; encoded by the coding sequence ATGGAAAGCGTAAAAATTCACGACAAGACTTTCGTTCCTTATCTTAAGCACAACGAGCTGCAAGAGGTTATCAAAGAATTAGCCCTTAAAGTTTACGAAGATTATAAAGACGAAGTTCCTGTTTTTGTAGGAGTTCTAAATGGGGTAATTATGTTTTTTTCAGATTTTCTGAAATATTATCCTGGCAAATGCGAAATTGCATTTTTACAAGTAAGTTCATACACTGGTACACAATCTACTGGTATCGTTTACAAAAAAATGGATTTAACTAAAGATGTAGAAGGCAGACATATTATCCTGATGGAAGATATTGTAGATACAGGTAATACTCTAGAAAGTCTATTCGAATATTTTAAAAATACGCAGCGTCCGAAATCGCTAAAAGTAGCTTCACTTTTAATGAAGCCAGAAGTTTTCAAAAACAGATTCCCGATAGATTACGTAGCCAAAGAAATTCCTAATAAATTCGTGTTGGGTTATGGATTAGATTATGATGAATTAGGAAGAAACTTACCAGATTTGTACCAATTAGAAGATGGTAGAATAAATCATTGA
- a CDS encoding four helix bundle protein → MRDYKKYDIWKLSHLLTLEVYRITESFPKEEIFGLTSQIRRASSSIGINIVEGCGRGSDEDFKRFLRNASGSAFEVEYILLLSKDLNYISEDKFLELTPKAEELKMKISKLILKIEEDINKKKNR, encoded by the coding sequence ATGCGTGATTATAAAAAATATGATATTTGGAAATTGAGTCATTTATTGACTTTAGAAGTTTATAGAATAACTGAAAGTTTTCCAAAAGAAGAAATATTTGGGCTTACATCGCAGATTAGAAGAGCATCAAGTTCTATAGGAATAAATATAGTAGAAGGTTGTGGTAGAGGAAGTGATGAAGATTTTAAAAGATTTTTGAGAAATGCATCTGGTTCTGCATTTGAAGTAGAATATATACTTTTGCTCTCAAAAGATTTGAATTATATATCAGAAGATAAATTTTTAGAATTAACTCCAAAAGCAGAAGAATTAAAAATGAAAATCTCAAAACTAATTCTCAAAATTGAAGAAGATATCAATAAAAAGAAAAATAGATAA
- a CDS encoding adenylate kinase: MINIVLFGPPGSGKGTQAQNLIEKFNLKQISTGDLFRFNMKNDTELGKLAKYYIDKGELVPDQVTIDMLVDELKKPTDTNGFIFDGFPRTSYQTEVLDQIVKEQLNSEISVCLSLIVEDEILVQRLVKRGETSGRVDDSEESIIRHRIEEYYTKTAEVAELYKQQGKYVEINGVGEISEISEKLFAEVEKIK, encoded by the coding sequence ATGATAAACATCGTTCTATTCGGTCCTCCAGGAAGTGGTAAAGGAACCCAAGCACAAAACCTAATTGAAAAATTTAACCTTAAACAAATTTCTACAGGTGATTTGTTCCGTTTTAACATGAAAAATGATACGGAATTAGGAAAATTGGCTAAATATTATATTGACAAAGGAGAATTGGTTCCAGACCAAGTAACCATTGATATGTTAGTAGATGAGCTTAAAAAACCTACAGATACTAATGGTTTTATTTTCGATGGTTTCCCAAGAACTTCTTACCAAACTGAAGTTTTAGACCAAATTGTAAAAGAACAATTAAATTCAGAAATTTCTGTATGTCTTTCACTTATCGTAGAAGATGAAATCTTAGTGCAAAGATTAGTAAAAAGAGGTGAAACTTCTGGCAGAGTAGATGATAGTGAAGAAAGCATCATCAGACACAGAATAGAAGAATATTATACTAAAACTGCTGAAGTAGCAGAGTTATATAAACAACAAGGCAAATATGTAGAAATTAATGGAGTAGGAGAAATCTCTGAAATCTCTGAAAAACTTTTTGCCGAAGTAGAAAAAATAAAATAG
- the obgE gene encoding GTPase ObgE gives MSNFVDYVKIHCKSGHGGAGSAHLRREKYIPKGGPDGGDGGRGGHVIMRGNAQEWTLLPLRYTRHVKAERGENGGKNQLTGAYGADVYINVPIGTIAKNEEGEIIGEIMEDGQEIIIMKGGMGGLGNEHFKSSTNQTPRYAQPGMPGEEGYVVFELKILADVGLVGFPNAGKSTLLAAVSAAKPKIADYAFTTLTPNLGIVEYRNFKSFVMADIPGIIEGAAEGKGLGHRFLRHIERNSILLFMIPADSEDHYKEYQILLNELEEYNPELIDKDIIVSISKSDLLDDELKKEIAAEFPEKLKPLFFSGVTQEGLVELKDVIWKKLHG, from the coding sequence ATGAGCAATTTTGTAGATTACGTAAAAATACATTGTAAATCAGGTCACGGTGGTGCAGGTTCTGCGCACCTTCGTAGAGAAAAATACATTCCCAAAGGTGGACCTGATGGTGGCGATGGAGGAAGAGGAGGACATGTTATTATGAGAGGAAATGCTCAGGAATGGACATTGCTTCCACTTCGTTATACGCGTCATGTAAAGGCAGAACGCGGCGAAAATGGTGGTAAAAACCAATTGACTGGAGCTTATGGAGCAGATGTTTACATTAATGTTCCTATTGGTACCATTGCCAAAAATGAAGAAGGCGAGATTATTGGTGAAATCATGGAAGATGGTCAAGAAATCATCATCATGAAAGGAGGAATGGGAGGTCTTGGAAATGAACATTTTAAATCTTCTACCAATCAAACTCCGCGATATGCACAACCAGGAATGCCTGGAGAAGAAGGTTATGTGGTTTTTGAACTCAAAATTTTAGCAGATGTAGGATTGGTAGGCTTTCCAAATGCTGGAAAATCTACACTTTTAGCTGCTGTATCTGCGGCAAAACCAAAAATTGCAGATTACGCTTTTACTACATTGACTCCCAATTTAGGAATTGTAGAATACAGAAATTTCAAGTCTTTTGTAATGGCAGATATTCCCGGAATTATTGAAGGAGCTGCAGAAGGAAAAGGCCTTGGTCATAGATTTTTAAGACATATTGAGCGAAACTCTATCTTGCTTTTTATGATTCCTGCAGATTCTGAAGATCATTACAAAGAATATCAAATTCTACTGAACGAATTAGAAGAATACAATCCAGAATTAATAGATAAAGACATTATCGTTTCTATTTCTAAATCTGATTTGCTAGATGATGAATTGAAAAAAGAAATCGCCGCAGAGTTTCCAGAAAAACTGAAACCGCTTTTCTTTTCAGGAGTTACGCAAGAAGGTTTGGTAGAACTGAAAGATGTAATCTGGAAAAAATTACACGGATAA
- a CDS encoding DEAD/DEAH box helicase translates to MLFTDLQLIKPILDALTQEGYEKPTPIQSQAIPHLLEGKDLLGTAQTGTGKTAAFAIPILQNLYHKNTKNHQIKALILTPTRELAIQIEESFKAYGRHLPLKTLVIFGGVKQGAQEQALKKGVDILVATPGRLLDFINQGIISLKNLEIFVLDEADRMLDMGFVHDVKRVVKLLPPKRQTLFFSATFPKEIQELANSMLHNPVKVEVAPVSSTADTINQSIYFVEKDDKLDLLTHILQDEKLDQVLVFARTKHGSDKIARKLHKSNISAEAIHGNKSQNARQNALSNFKNKKTRVLVATDIAARGIDIDDLKYVINFELSDVSETYVHRIGRTGRAGTEGTSISFVDGLDLVNLRNTEKLIGKKIPVVKDHPFHPEKLVEQKRDSNNKPFVPKPKPQKKEDINFKKPKKKVFYRKK, encoded by the coding sequence TTGTTATTTACAGATTTACAATTGATTAAGCCTATCCTTGATGCGCTTACCCAAGAAGGTTATGAAAAACCAACACCTATTCAATCACAAGCGATTCCACATTTATTAGAAGGCAAAGACTTATTAGGAACAGCTCAAACAGGAACCGGAAAAACCGCAGCATTTGCCATTCCTATTTTGCAAAATCTTTATCATAAAAACACCAAAAACCATCAAATTAAGGCTTTAATTCTTACACCAACCAGAGAATTAGCGATTCAAATTGAAGAAAGTTTCAAAGCTTACGGAAGACATTTGCCGCTAAAAACTTTGGTGATTTTTGGAGGCGTAAAACAAGGCGCTCAAGAACAAGCGCTGAAAAAAGGTGTAGATATTTTGGTAGCCACTCCAGGAAGATTACTTGATTTCATTAATCAAGGCATTATTTCGCTCAAAAATTTAGAAATTTTTGTTTTGGATGAAGCAGATAGAATGCTCGATATGGGTTTTGTTCACGATGTGAAAAGAGTAGTGAAGTTGCTTCCGCCGAAAAGACAAACTTTGTTTTTCTCAGCGACTTTTCCTAAAGAAATTCAGGAATTGGCGAATTCTATGCTTCATAATCCTGTGAAAGTAGAAGTTGCGCCTGTTTCTTCAACTGCTGACACGATTAATCAATCGATTTATTTTGTAGAAAAAGACGACAAATTAGATTTGTTGACACACATTCTTCAAGACGAAAAGTTAGACCAAGTATTGGTTTTCGCCAGAACAAAACACGGTTCTGATAAAATCGCCAGAAAACTCCATAAAAGCAATATTTCTGCTGAAGCCATTCACGGAAATAAATCTCAAAACGCCAGACAAAACGCTTTAAGTAATTTTAAAAACAAGAAAACAAGAGTTTTGGTGGCGACTGATATTGCTGCAAGAGGAATTGACATTGACGATTTAAAATATGTGATTAATTTCGAGCTTTCAGACGTTTCTGAGACTTATGTTCACCGAATTGGTAGAACGGGAAGAGCGGGAACAGAAGGTACTTCTATTTCGTTTGTAGATGGTCTGGATTTAGTGAATTTAAGAAACACCGAAAAACTCATTGGTAAGAAAATTCCTGTGGTGAAAGATCACCCTTTTCATCCTGAAAAATTAGTTGAGCAAAAAAGAGATTCTAATAACAAACCTTTTGTTCCTAAACCTAAGCCTCAGAAAAAAGAAGACATTAACTTTAAAAAACCGAAAAAGAAGGTTTTCTATAGAAAGAAATAA
- a CDS encoding TatD family hydrolase → MIDTHTHLYSEEFDEDRTEMIKRAINKGVTEFYLPAIDSEFHEKMLQLEAEFPNQIFAMMGLHPCYVKPETWEKELEIVENYLNQRSFPAIGEIGIDLYWDKTTLDIQIKAFEKQIDWAIERDLPIVIHTRESFDETFEVLERKKHPKLRGIFHCFSGNLEQAKHAIDLNFLLGIGGVVTFKNGKIDQFLHEIPLEKIVLETDSPYLAPVPHRGKRNESSYLDLVVGKLVNIYNKDFAEIDRITTENAHRIFGR, encoded by the coding sequence ATGATTGACACACATACACACTTATATTCAGAAGAATTTGATGAAGACAGAACAGAAATGATAAAACGCGCCATTAATAAGGGCGTAACAGAGTTTTACCTTCCTGCCATCGATTCAGAATTTCATGAAAAAATGCTTCAATTAGAAGCAGAATTTCCCAATCAAATTTTCGCAATGATGGGGCTGCATCCTTGTTATGTAAAACCAGAAACTTGGGAAAAAGAATTAGAAATTGTAGAAAATTATTTGAATCAAAGAAGTTTCCCAGCCATTGGTGAAATCGGAATTGATTTATACTGGGACAAAACTACGCTTGACATTCAGATAAAAGCTTTTGAAAAACAGATAGATTGGGCAATTGAAAGAGATTTACCTATTGTCATTCATACCAGAGAAAGTTTTGATGAAACTTTCGAGGTTTTAGAACGTAAAAAACACCCGAAATTAAGAGGTATTTTCCATTGTTTTTCTGGAAATTTAGAACAAGCAAAACATGCAATAGATTTAAATTTCCTTCTCGGAATTGGTGGCGTTGTTACGTTTAAAAATGGTAAAATCGACCAATTTTTACATGAAATTCCTTTAGAAAAAATTGTTCTGGAAACAGATTCGCCTTATTTGGCACCAGTTCCGCACCGTGGCAAAAGAAATGAAAGTTCTTACCTGGATTTGGTCGTTGGAAAACTCGTCAATATTTACAATAAAGATTTTGCAGAAATTGATAGAATCACTACCGAAAACGCACATCGTATTTTCGGGAGATGA
- a CDS encoding GNAT family N-acetyltransferase: MKIRKINIDDLETLRNLSIQTFKETFEEVNTEEDMQKYLDENLSIKKLKSELEKPNSEFYFAENNGEILGYLKLNFKDAQTEKLEENHFEIERIYVLKAFLGQKIGQILYDKAIEIGREKNLEYVWLGVWEENHRAIKFYKKNGFEIFGKHDFVLGEDVQTDLLMKMKI, translated from the coding sequence ATGAAAATCAGAAAAATCAATATTGACGATTTAGAAACGCTTAGAAATCTCAGCATTCAAACCTTCAAGGAAACCTTTGAAGAAGTGAATACAGAAGAAGACATGCAAAAATATTTGGATGAAAATCTGAGCATTAAAAAGCTAAAATCTGAGTTAGAAAAACCAAATTCTGAGTTTTATTTCGCTGAAAATAATGGTGAGATTTTGGGTTACTTAAAACTGAATTTCAAAGATGCTCAAACCGAAAAATTAGAAGAAAACCATTTCGAAATTGAAAGAATTTATGTTTTAAAAGCGTTTTTAGGTCAAAAAATCGGACAAATTCTCTATGACAAAGCCATAGAAATCGGAAGAGAAAAGAATTTAGAATATGTTTGGCTTGGTGTTTGGGAAGAAAACCACAGAGCTATAAAATTTTACAAAAAAAATGGTTTTGAAATCTTCGGAAAACATGACTTTGTTCTCGGAGAAGACGTACAAACAGACTTACTCATGAAAATGAAAATATAA
- a CDS encoding GSCFA domain-containing protein: MKFRTEVHIPISEKKILLTDSIFSVGSCFAAEMSQLLKNGQMQTLCNPFGTIFNPFSLNIAIQNLHDCKKYKEEDLILYNQEYISLNHHTSFNSFYAHKTLERINQNIETGNQFLQKTNWVIITYGTSFIYEFLPKNQLVANCHKIPQKFFLKRLLTDEELKNSITETLENLKDICENDVQILFTVSPVRHTKDGITENQLSKSKLICALHETLPHFKNCHYLPIYEIMMDDLRDYRFYKEDLIHPNQQAIQYIWEKFGNAYFSEEVKDFITENYKIKAALEHRPNDEKSPKYLEFLEKLKEKIALQQQKVKHKIF, translated from the coding sequence ATGAAATTCAGAACAGAAGTCCATATTCCTATTTCTGAAAAGAAAATCCTTTTAACCGACAGCATTTTTTCTGTCGGTTCTTGCTTTGCTGCAGAAATGTCTCAACTGCTCAAAAACGGACAAATGCAAACGCTTTGCAATCCTTTTGGAACGATTTTCAACCCATTTTCGTTGAATATCGCCATCCAAAATCTACACGATTGCAAAAAGTACAAGGAAGAAGATTTAATCCTCTATAATCAAGAGTACATTTCGCTGAATCATCACACTTCTTTCAACAGTTTTTATGCACATAAAACCCTAGAAAGAATCAATCAAAACATAGAAACAGGAAATCAATTTCTACAAAAAACCAATTGGGTGATAATCACCTACGGAACTTCATTTATCTATGAATTTTTGCCTAAAAATCAATTGGTGGCGAACTGTCATAAAATTCCGCAAAAGTTCTTTCTAAAAAGACTTTTAACTGATGAAGAATTGAAAAATTCCATCACAGAAACCCTAGAAAATCTGAAAGATATTTGCGAAAATGACGTTCAGATTCTATTTACGGTTTCACCAGTTCGACATACCAAAGATGGAATCACCGAAAATCAATTAAGTAAATCTAAGCTGATTTGTGCGCTTCATGAAACACTTCCCCATTTCAAAAACTGTCATTATTTACCGATTTACGAAATCATGATGGACGATTTGCGTGATTACAGATTTTACAAAGAAGACTTAATTCATCCTAATCAACAAGCGATTCAGTACATTTGGGAAAAATTCGGGAATGCTTATTTTTCAGAAGAAGTAAAAGATTTCATAACTGAAAACTACAAAATAAAAGCAGCACTAGAACACCGCCCAAATGACGAAAAATCTCCAAAATATTTGGAATTTTTAGAAAAATTAAAAGAAAAAATAGCACTTCAACAACAGAAAGTGAAGCATAAGATATTTTAA
- a CDS encoding polyprenyl synthetase family protein: MEFIDRYQEIVAKAIEKHSFKNKPTELYEPMNYIISHGGKRLRPIMVLMANELFGGNIEKAIKPALAIEFFHNFTLIHDDIMDEAPLRRGKPTIHTLHGINIGILSGDALLIKAYQFFEDLEPELFKECIKIFSETGAVLCEGQQMDVNFETMENVTYDDYIEMITNKTGVLSAASFQIGALIAGAKKEDAELLYNFGKHIGIAFQIMDDYLDVFGNVEQFGKKHAGDIYENKKTVLYLLAMEHANEAEKKELDFWYSKKTENVDKIYSVEKIFRRNKVDEKVLRLIQKHNEIGHDFLKKIDAPEEKKKPFMELANYLLRRNS, encoded by the coding sequence ATGGAATTCATAGACAGATATCAAGAAATAGTTGCCAAAGCAATTGAAAAACACTCCTTCAAAAATAAGCCAACCGAACTTTACGAACCCATGAATTACATCATTTCTCATGGCGGAAAAAGATTAAGACCTATCATGGTTCTTATGGCTAACGAACTTTTTGGTGGAAATATTGAAAAAGCCATCAAACCCGCTCTTGCCATAGAGTTTTTCCATAATTTTACACTCATTCATGATGATATTATGGATGAAGCACCACTGAGAAGAGGAAAACCTACCATTCATACTTTACACGGAATTAATATCGGCATCCTTTCTGGCGATGCATTACTGATAAAAGCTTACCAATTTTTTGAAGATTTAGAACCAGAACTTTTCAAAGAATGTATTAAAATTTTCTCTGAAACAGGTGCTGTTCTTTGTGAAGGTCAACAAATGGATGTGAACTTCGAAACGATGGAAAACGTAACCTATGATGATTACATAGAAATGATTACCAACAAAACAGGAGTTCTAAGTGCCGCTTCATTCCAAATTGGAGCACTCATTGCTGGTGCTAAAAAAGAAGACGCAGAACTTCTTTATAATTTCGGAAAACACATTGGTATTGCGTTCCAAATTATGGATGATTATTTAGATGTTTTCGGTAATGTAGAGCAATTCGGTAAAAAACACGCTGGTGATATTTATGAAAACAAAAAAACCGTGCTTTATCTTCTTGCGATGGAACATGCCAATGAAGCAGAGAAAAAAGAACTCGATTTTTGGTATTCTAAAAAAACTGAAAATGTAGACAAAATCTACAGCGTAGAGAAAATTTTCAGAAGAAATAAAGTAGACGAAAAAGTACTTAGACTGATTCAAAAACACAACGAAATAGGTCACGATTTCTTAAAAAAAATAGACGCACCAGAAGAAAAGAAAAAACCTTTCATGGAATTGGCTAATTATTTATTGAGAAGAAACTCTTAA
- a CDS encoding inorganic phosphate transporter, with amino-acid sequence MDFPLLLIIIIALALIFDFINGFHDAANSIATIVSTKVLSPFQAVLWAAFWNFVAFFFAAYVIGEFKIGNTIAKTVNENYITLEVIFSGLIAAIAWNLLTWWFGIPSSSSHTLIGGFLGAALMHALVLDYNAVALAHPDFTIIEKLKLAFSELFTQNVVKYEKVIPIFLFIFLAPIIGMIVSVIITLIIVYFSKKSNPHKADQQFKKWQLFSSALFSLGHGLNDAQKVMGIIGAAVIYYHVNMIGGTDVYATMESADRFNHFTTDYIWVPFVSFLAIGLGTMSGGWKIVKTMGTRITKVTPLEGVSAETAGAITLFLTDHLGIPVSTTHTITGSIIGVGLTKRVSAVRWGVTISLLWAWIITIPISAVIAALCYLGVIAL; translated from the coding sequence ATGGATTTTCCCTTACTATTAATCATCATTATTGCACTTGCATTAATTTTTGATTTTATCAACGGTTTCCACGATGCCGCGAATTCTATTGCAACCATAGTTTCTACTAAAGTATTATCGCCGTTTCAGGCAGTATTATGGGCTGCATTTTGGAATTTTGTTGCATTTTTCTTTGCAGCATACGTCATCGGAGAATTTAAAATCGGTAATACCATCGCCAAAACAGTAAATGAAAATTACATTACCTTAGAAGTAATTTTTTCAGGATTGATTGCGGCTATCGCTTGGAATTTATTAACCTGGTGGTTTGGTATTCCTTCATCATCATCACACACACTTATTGGTGGTTTCTTAGGTGCTGCTCTTATGCATGCTTTAGTTTTAGATTACAATGCAGTAGCTCTAGCTCATCCAGACTTTACCATCATTGAAAAATTAAAACTTGCTTTTTCGGAACTTTTTACACAGAATGTGGTTAAATATGAAAAGGTAATTCCTATCTTTTTATTCATCTTCTTAGCACCAATTATCGGGATGATTGTTTCGGTAATCATTACTTTAATCATTGTGTATTTTTCTAAGAAATCTAATCCTCACAAAGCTGATCAACAATTTAAAAAATGGCAGTTGTTTTCTTCTGCACTTTTCAGTTTAGGTCACGGATTAAATGACGCTCAAAAAGTAATGGGAATCATAGGTGCTGCAGTTATTTATTACCACGTAAATATGATTGGTGGTACAGATGTATATGCCACTATGGAAAGTGCTGATCGTTTTAATCACTTCACCACAGATTACATTTGGGTACCATTTGTATCTTTCTTGGCCATCGGTTTAGGAACAATGAGTGGTGGTTGGAAAATTGTAAAAACCATGGGTACTAGAATTACTAAAGTGACTCCATTAGAAGGTGTAAGTGCTGAAACAGCTGGTGCTATTACCTTATTCCTTACCGATCACCTTGGTATTCCTGTATCTACTACACACACCATTACAGGTTCTATTATTGGTGTAGGACTTACCAAAAGAGTTTCTGCAGTAAGATGGGGAGTTACCATCAGTTTACTTTGGGCATGGATAATTACTATTCCTATCAGTGCAGTTATTGCAGCATTATGCTATCTTGGTGTAATCGCTTTATAA
- a CDS encoding DUF47 domain-containing protein produces MGIGNIFRAFQPKDKIFFVLFEQVADKLIDMSKEFHEGIKDFDINDDTLLKKMSDYEHQMDDLTHEIFVQLGENFITPFDREDINYLAAGLDDIADYLFASAKYIYLYKSPEVKQYSELSLLIYKSCVEIQNAIKNLKEFANPKEVKESCIKINSFENIADDVLSQGIVDVFESNDPIKIIKVKSVLEYLEIVTDKAEDVANTIENIVIKYA; encoded by the coding sequence ATGGGAATTGGAAACATTTTCAGAGCATTTCAACCAAAAGACAAAATTTTCTTTGTATTGTTTGAACAAGTAGCAGATAAATTGATAGACATGTCAAAAGAATTTCACGAAGGAATTAAAGATTTTGACATCAATGATGATACTTTGTTAAAAAAAATGAGTGATTACGAACATCAAATGGATGATCTTACTCACGAAATTTTTGTGCAATTAGGTGAAAACTTCATCACTCCTTTTGACAGAGAAGATATTAATTATCTTGCAGCTGGTTTAGATGACATCGCAGATTATTTATTTGCTTCAGCTAAATACATCTATTTATACAAGAGCCCTGAAGTAAAACAATATTCAGAGCTTTCTTTATTGATTTACAAATCTTGTGTAGAAATTCAAAACGCAATTAAAAACTTAAAAGAGTTTGCAAATCCTAAAGAAGTTAAAGAATCTTGCATCAAAATAAATTCTTTCGAAAACATTGCAGATGATGTACTAAGTCAAGGAATTGTAGATGTTTTTGAAAGCAATGACCCTATCAAAATCATTAAAGTAAAATCAGTTTTAGAATATCTAGAAATCGTAACTGATAAAGCGGAAGACGTAGCCAATACCATTGAAAACATTGTTATTAAATACGCATAA